The following are encoded together in the Arcticibacterium luteifluviistationis genome:
- a CDS encoding DUF2062 domain-containing protein, which translates to MSYTLKMEELSCCVLIPTYNNEKTLAAVIQDVSLYTSNIIVINDGSTDSTEAILEEFSEIENISYSPNKGKGFALKTGLLRAKERGFKYAISIDSDGQHFADDIPRFLEAIEEHPNAMLVGARNLQEENMPQKNTFGNKFSNFWFNLETGIDLPDTQSGFRLYPLKELEGMKLFTTKYEFEIEIMVKMAWKKVPVLPVPIKVFYAKGDERVSHFRPFKDFFRISVLNTYLVTLAFLWYIPVRFFKNLNRETISKFIKESLLNREESASRKAFSVAFGVFMGIIPIWGYQLMTAIFLSHLLKLNKAIVIIAANISFPPFIPFILLGSLKIGQILLNQNASVFPTELSLEVVKQQLPAYILGSFVFAGVMAILLGTVTFISVKVNRAIKS; encoded by the coding sequence GTGAGTTATACTTTAAAAATGGAGGAACTGTCTTGTTGTGTGTTGATTCCAACATATAATAACGAGAAAACGCTTGCCGCTGTTATTCAAGACGTTTCGCTATACACCTCGAATATTATTGTCATAAATGATGGCTCTACAGATAGCACAGAAGCTATTTTAGAAGAATTTTCGGAGATAGAGAATATTTCATACAGTCCAAACAAAGGCAAGGGCTTTGCTCTAAAAACGGGTTTGTTAAGAGCAAAAGAGAGAGGTTTTAAATATGCCATTTCTATAGATTCTGATGGGCAGCATTTTGCTGATGATATTCCTCGTTTTTTAGAGGCTATTGAAGAGCATCCTAATGCGATGCTGGTGGGAGCAAGGAATTTGCAAGAGGAAAATATGCCTCAGAAAAATACCTTTGGAAACAAGTTTTCCAATTTCTGGTTTAATCTCGAAACAGGTATTGATTTGCCAGATACACAGTCAGGTTTCAGGTTATATCCACTTAAAGAGCTGGAGGGAATGAAGCTTTTTACCACCAAGTACGAGTTTGAAATTGAAATTATGGTGAAAATGGCTTGGAAGAAAGTGCCTGTTTTACCCGTTCCTATCAAAGTTTTTTATGCCAAAGGTGATGAGCGTGTTTCTCATTTTAGACCTTTTAAAGACTTCTTTAGAATAAGTGTACTCAATACTTATTTGGTAACGCTGGCTTTTCTTTGGTATATCCCAGTACGTTTTTTTAAAAACCTTAATAGAGAAACTATAAGTAAGTTCATTAAGGAGAGCTTGTTAAACAGAGAAGAATCAGCCTCACGAAAAGCATTTAGTGTAGCTTTTGGTGTTTTTATGGGCATTATTCCTATTTGGGGATATCAACTAATGACTGCTATTTTCCTATCGCATTTATTAAAGCTTAATAAAGCTATTGTTATCATAGCGGCAAATATTAGTTTCCCTCCGTTTATCCCCTTCATTTTATTAGGAAGCTTAAAAATTGGACAAATCTTATTGAATCAAAATGCATCTGTGTTTCCAACTGAATTAAGCTTGGAAGTGGTCAAACAACAGCTCCCAGCCTATATCTTAGGTAGTTTTGTGTTCGCTGGTGTGATGGCGATTTTATTGGGAACAGTTACGTTTATTTCTGTTAAGGTGAATAGGGCAATTAAGTCTTAA
- a CDS encoding hydroxymyristoyl-ACP dehydratase yields the protein MLLDSFFQIKNIGKGETTVVDIELNPNHDIYKGHFPDMPVVPGVCQVQMFKEVLEVLTETKLQLVKDVNLKFMSVLNPLENALLSFELKYSSQEDGSLKASGTLSANGTKFFSTKSTYSLK from the coding sequence ATGCTTTTAGATAGCTTTTTTCAAATTAAGAACATCGGAAAGGGTGAAACCACTGTAGTGGATATTGAATTAAACCCTAACCACGATATTTATAAAGGGCATTTTCCGGATATGCCCGTGGTGCCTGGCGTATGTCAAGTGCAAATGTTTAAAGAGGTGTTGGAGGTTTTGACAGAGACTAAATTACAATTGGTCAAAGATGTTAACTTAAAATTCATGTCGGTGCTTAATCCGCTGGAAAATGCTCTTTTAAGTTTTGAACTAAAGTATAGCAGCCAAGAAGATGGTTCACTGAAAGCTAGTGGTACTTTAAGTGCAAACGGCACAAAGTTTTTTTCAACCAAAAGTACCTATTCCCTAAAGTGA